The following proteins are encoded in a genomic region of Thermodesulfobacteriota bacterium:
- a CDS encoding DUF47 domain-containing protein, producing the protein MFRIIPRDEEFFSLFIKASENIVEGAERLKELLDNFDDLQERARKIEEVEHKGDAITHDIVRKLNTTFITPIDREDILALASSIDDVIDLIHGAATRLNVYKISATTPYAKEMGYLILKAVQELHKGIGHLPLAKGRERVYEHCVEVNSIENEADRVCRDAIAHLFEHQDDPIAIIKWKEIYETLELATDRCEDAANVLESVALKNG; encoded by the coding sequence ATGTTCCGGATCATTCCGAGGGATGAAGAGTTCTTCTCGCTCTTCATAAAGGCGTCGGAGAACATCGTGGAGGGGGCGGAGCGGCTCAAGGAGCTCCTCGACAATTTCGACGACCTGCAGGAGCGCGCGCGGAAGATCGAGGAGGTGGAGCACAAGGGGGACGCCATCACCCACGACATCGTCCGCAAGCTCAACACCACGTTCATCACCCCCATCGACCGGGAGGACATCCTCGCGCTGGCCTCCTCCATCGACGACGTGATCGACCTGATCCACGGCGCCGCCACCCGGCTCAACGTCTACAAGATCTCCGCGACCACGCCGTACGCCAAGGAGATGGGATACCTGATCCTGAAGGCCGTGCAGGAGCTCCACAAGGGGATCGGCCACCTTCCCCTCGCGAAGGGAAGGGAGCGCGTCTACGAGCATTGCGTGGAGGTGAACTCCATCGAGAACGAGGCGGACCGGGTCTGCCGCGACGCCATCGCCCACCTGTTCGAGCACCAGGACGACCCCATCGCCATCATCAAGTGGAAGGAGATCTACGAGACGCTCGAGCTCGCGACGGACCGGTGCGAGGACGCGGCGAACGTCCTGGAGAGCGTGGCGCTGAAGAATGGCTGA
- a CDS encoding inorganic phosphate transporter → MADTPEILLGLVILSALAFDFINGFHDTANAIATCISTRALSIRAAIVMAAGLNFVGALISTHVATTIGKGIVDPAYVSQIIVLAALAGAIFWDLLTWHYGIPSSSSHAIIGGLIGAVVAARGIDPLQWTGITKILIAIVVSPVTGTIAAYLLMVGIYWIFRNWHPSPLNRGFRHLQIFSAAFMAFSHGSNDAQKSMGIVALALFTYGSLETFRIPAWVMLACAGAMAAGTAMGGWRIIKTVGRDFVELQPVHGFCAETSSAGVILAATGMGIPISTTHVITSAILGTGLSQGRGKVNWGVGIRIVWAWVLTIPASAAAGYLSYRLLYPFLVKL, encoded by the coding sequence ATGGCTGACACCCCGGAAATCCTGCTGGGGCTGGTGATCCTCTCCGCCCTGGCCTTCGACTTCATCAACGGCTTCCACGACACGGCGAACGCCATCGCCACGTGCATCTCCACGCGCGCCCTCTCCATCCGGGCTGCGATCGTCATGGCGGCGGGGCTGAACTTCGTCGGCGCGCTGATCTCGACGCACGTCGCGACGACCATCGGGAAGGGGATCGTGGACCCGGCCTACGTCTCGCAGATCATCGTCCTTGCGGCGCTGGCCGGCGCGATCTTCTGGGACCTCCTCACCTGGCATTACGGCATCCCCTCCTCCTCCTCCCACGCGATCATCGGGGGGCTCATCGGCGCGGTGGTCGCGGCGCGGGGGATCGACCCGCTCCAGTGGACGGGGATCACCAAGATCCTGATCGCCATCGTGGTATCGCCGGTGACCGGGACGATCGCGGCGTACCTGCTCATGGTCGGCATCTACTGGATCTTCCGCAACTGGCACCCCTCTCCGCTGAACCGGGGCTTCCGGCACCTCCAGATCTTCTCGGCCGCGTTCATGGCGTTCTCGCACGGCTCCAACGACGCCCAGAAATCGATGGGGATCGTCGCGCTGGCGCTGTTCACCTACGGCTCCCTCGAGACCTTCCGCATCCCGGCCTGGGTCATGCTCGCCTGCGCGGGGGCGATGGCGGCGGGCACGGCGATGGGAGGGTGGCGCATCATCAAGACGGTGGGGCGCGATTTCGTGGAGCTGCAGCCGGTCCACGGCTTCTGCGCGGAGACCTCCTCCGCGGGCGTCATCCTGGCGGCGACCGGCATGGGGATCCCCATCAGCACGACCCACGTCATCACTTCCGCGATCCTCGGGACCGGGCTGTCCCAGGGGCGCGGGAAGGTGAACTGGGGCGTCGGGATCCGGATCGTGTGGGCGTGGGTCCTGACGATCCCGGCCTCGGCGGCGGCGGGCTACCTTTCGTACCGCCTGCTGTACCCCTTCCTCGTCAAGCTGTGA
- a CDS encoding alpha-amylase/4-alpha-glucanotransferase domain-containing protein has product MSADRRALLLCFHNHQPVGNFDSVLENATRDAYRPFLELLAEFPSIRVTIHFSGGLLLWIEERAPETFSLLRDLVLRGQVELLGGGMYEPVLALLPERDRLGQLRELSSALEGRFGRAPEGVWLAERVWEPDLPRTLSAAGVKYLPLDDYHFQRAGLSSEELDGVWLTEFNGAAVRVFPGSERLRYLIPFGSVEEALSEIERMTSRDVPFPAAVFADDGEKFGVWPGTRRHVYENGWLRRFFEGIAARADRLVPMTLGEYVAEAKVRGTVYIPACSYIEMGEWTLPAERAALFGALLHDFRSGRMGEIKPFVQGGYYRNFLRKYEEANQLHKRMLLVSERVEAAERTNPARARAARDFLYRAQSNDVYWHGVFGGLYLNHLREAAWSNLLRAEGLADAALHGSKAGWAEVREGDLDCDGGTELLLKTGGMTLLSHGHDGGALTEISLPTRGVALGHVLTRRTEGYHGRFLRAAGSYDGSTSIHDALVLKDPAVLQALGADPWQRASFREAFHGEEDSPESILAGAAPRCVTAGKEAAVDCARRGTGILAKFAIPLRAPGIELLLEKALFLRGWEEGFVAAFRLRNLGEAPVSGTLCSEWNLNMLSGEGVERYYDGLGEPRGLSSSGATGGVRDFRVVDGWRNVAARAVLDRECAVIRRPLETASLSEAGAEKIHQGVCLKVLFPVSLLPNKSDSYSVRWMFYSVA; this is encoded by the coding sequence GTGAGCGCGGATCGCCGGGCCCTTCTCCTCTGCTTCCACAACCACCAGCCGGTGGGGAACTTCGATTCCGTCCTCGAAAACGCGACGCGCGACGCGTACCGCCCCTTCCTCGAGCTCCTGGCGGAGTTCCCGTCGATCCGGGTGACGATCCACTTCTCCGGCGGGCTGCTCCTGTGGATCGAGGAGCGCGCTCCGGAGACGTTCTCGCTCCTGCGCGACCTCGTCCTCCGCGGACAGGTCGAGCTGCTGGGCGGGGGGATGTACGAGCCGGTGCTGGCGCTGCTGCCCGAGCGGGACCGGCTGGGGCAGCTCCGGGAGCTCTCTTCCGCCCTGGAGGGACGGTTCGGCAGGGCGCCGGAAGGGGTGTGGCTGGCGGAGCGGGTGTGGGAGCCCGACCTGCCGCGGACCCTCTCGGCGGCGGGCGTGAAATACCTCCCGCTCGACGACTACCATTTCCAGCGGGCGGGGCTGTCTTCGGAGGAGCTCGACGGCGTCTGGCTCACGGAATTCAACGGGGCGGCGGTCCGCGTCTTCCCTGGGAGCGAGCGGCTCCGATACCTCATCCCGTTCGGGAGCGTGGAGGAGGCGCTGTCCGAGATCGAGCGGATGACCTCCCGCGACGTCCCGTTCCCCGCGGCGGTCTTCGCCGACGACGGGGAAAAGTTCGGCGTCTGGCCCGGAACGCGCAGGCACGTTTACGAAAACGGGTGGCTGCGGCGCTTCTTCGAAGGGATCGCCGCCCGCGCGGACCGGCTCGTCCCGATGACGCTCGGGGAGTACGTCGCCGAAGCGAAGGTCCGGGGCACGGTCTACATACCCGCCTGCTCCTACATCGAGATGGGAGAGTGGACGCTTCCGGCGGAGCGGGCCGCGCTGTTCGGCGCGCTGCTGCACGATTTCCGCTCGGGCCGCATGGGGGAGATCAAGCCGTTCGTCCAGGGGGGATATTACCGGAACTTCCTCCGGAAATACGAAGAGGCGAACCAGCTTCACAAGCGGATGCTCCTCGTCAGCGAAAGGGTCGAGGCGGCGGAGCGGACGAATCCGGCGCGGGCGCGCGCGGCGCGCGATTTCCTGTACCGGGCCCAGAGCAACGACGTCTACTGGCACGGCGTCTTCGGAGGCCTCTACCTGAACCACCTTCGCGAGGCCGCGTGGTCGAACCTGCTCCGGGCGGAGGGGCTGGCGGACGCGGCGCTGCACGGGTCGAAGGCGGGATGGGCCGAGGTCCGGGAAGGCGACCTCGACTGCGACGGCGGAACGGAGCTGCTGCTGAAGACCGGGGGGATGACCCTTCTCTCCCACGGCCACGACGGGGGGGCGCTCACGGAGATCTCCCTGCCGACGCGGGGGGTGGCGCTGGGGCACGTTCTGACCCGCAGGACGGAGGGATACCACGGGCGCTTCCTCCGCGCCGCCGGATCGTACGACGGCTCGACGAGCATCCACGACGCGTTGGTGCTGAAGGACCCCGCGGTCCTGCAGGCGCTGGGCGCCGATCCATGGCAGCGCGCCTCCTTCCGGGAGGCGTTCCACGGGGAGGAGGATTCTCCGGAGTCGATCCTCGCCGGCGCGGCGCCGCGCTGCGTGACGGCGGGGAAGGAAGCCGCCGTCGACTGCGCGCGCCGGGGTACGGGCATCCTTGCGAAGTTCGCGATCCCGCTGCGCGCGCCGGGGATCGAGCTTCTCCTGGAGAAGGCGCTGTTCCTGCGGGGGTGGGAGGAAGGATTCGTCGCGGCATTCCGGCTGCGCAACCTGGGGGAGGCGCCCGTGTCCGGGACGCTCTGCTCGGAGTGGAACCTGAACATGCTTTCCGGCGAAGGCGTGGAACGCTATTACGACGGACTGGGGGAGCCGCGGGGGCTTTCCTCCTCCGGGGCGACCGGCGGAGTCCGCGACTTCCGGGTCGTGGACGGCTGGCGCAACGTGGCCGCGCGGGCCGTTCTCGACAGGGAATGCGCGGTGATCCGGCGCCCGTTGGAAACCGCGTCTCTTTCCGAAGCGGGCGCCGAAAAGATCCACCAAGGCGTGTGCCTGAAGGTTTTATTCCCCGTTTCCCTCCTCCCGAATAAATCTGATTCATATTCAGTCCGGTGGATGTTTTATTCCGTTGCATAA
- a CDS encoding OmpP1/FadL family transporter, translating to MKWWKPVSLSVALMLAAGTSFAAGFRLPEAGVKAMGMGFAFTAQADDPSAIYFNPAGLMQLEGKNVMVGATYVHENGGEFTGSTPLTGATPGVPGLTVSETQKTLHFMIPNAYFTSTNKKRGIAYGVGIFAPFGLGQEYKDAFGSIFRNQVTKIDLQTIVINPTFAFEVDEMLSIGFGIDYMYGMATLGKTPVSTALGGNLYNLELEGSGDAWGYNFGVLIKPTKNVRIGASYRSSFDLNVKDGDVNLNSINTTGVAALGGASVSQAFFGGGTTFATKGDALIKMPATFALGVAYTMDRWTFEADADWTFWSSFKSLPITIRDQRPPVLVSTNSDKQWRDVCAIRLGAEYRVTDPLALRAGFVYDPTPVPAETLGPELPDATRLNYMVGAGYKIGPWTIDTALMYIDKKERTISNVRPEGTNLIGQNGTWEGKAWLAGLDVGYKF from the coding sequence ATGAAGTGGTGGAAACCGGTTTCACTGTCGGTGGCGCTGATGCTGGCGGCGGGCACCTCGTTCGCCGCGGGATTCCGTCTGCCGGAAGCGGGCGTAAAGGCGATGGGCATGGGATTCGCCTTCACCGCGCAGGCGGACGACCCGTCCGCGATCTACTTCAATCCGGCGGGCCTCATGCAGCTCGAAGGGAAGAACGTGATGGTGGGGGCGACCTACGTCCATGAAAACGGCGGGGAGTTCACCGGGTCCACGCCGCTGACGGGGGCCACTCCGGGTGTGCCGGGACTCACGGTCTCGGAGACGCAGAAGACGCTGCACTTCATGATCCCCAACGCCTATTTCACCAGCACGAACAAGAAGCGCGGCATCGCCTACGGCGTCGGCATCTTCGCCCCGTTCGGGCTGGGGCAGGAATACAAGGACGCCTTCGGCAGCATCTTCCGCAACCAGGTCACCAAGATCGACCTGCAGACGATCGTGATCAACCCGACGTTCGCATTCGAGGTCGACGAGATGCTGTCGATCGGATTCGGGATCGACTACATGTACGGGATGGCGACGCTGGGGAAGACGCCGGTGAGTACGGCGCTCGGGGGGAACCTGTACAACCTGGAACTGGAAGGGAGCGGCGACGCGTGGGGCTATAACTTCGGCGTGCTGATCAAGCCCACGAAGAACGTGCGGATCGGGGCGAGCTACCGCAGCTCGTTCGATCTCAATGTCAAGGACGGCGACGTGAACCTGAACAGCATCAACACGACGGGCGTCGCCGCGCTCGGCGGTGCGTCCGTGTCGCAGGCGTTCTTCGGCGGCGGCACGACCTTCGCCACGAAGGGGGACGCCCTCATCAAGATGCCGGCGACCTTCGCGCTCGGCGTGGCGTACACGATGGACCGGTGGACGTTCGAGGCGGACGCGGACTGGACTTTCTGGAGCTCGTTCAAGAGCCTTCCGATCACCATCCGGGACCAGAGGCCGCCGGTCCTTGTCAGCACCAACTCCGACAAGCAATGGCGGGATGTCTGCGCGATCCGGCTCGGCGCCGAGTATCGGGTCACCGACCCGCTTGCGCTTCGCGCGGGCTTCGTTTACGACCCGACGCCGGTGCCGGCGGAGACGCTGGGGCCGGAGCTGCCCGACGCGACCCGGCTGAACTACATGGTGGGGGCGGGGTACAAGATCGGCCCGTGGACGATCGACACGGCGCTCATGTACATCGACAAGAAGGAGCGGACGATATCGAACGTCCGGCCGGAGGGTACGAACCTCATCGGGCAGAACGGCACCTGGGAAGGGAAGGCCTGGCTGGCGGGGCTGGACGTCGGCTACAAGTTCTAG
- a CDS encoding ferritin family protein, with product MQFTDEALKYLNLGISGELAAYVFYKRAAVLLSDAKLRETILKIAGEEKSHFLSLEDVYDRHVRSEMWAPYKDIMNKPGLPDIDELVQDTHKELLARIGKLSSKREVLEMGLSLEKEAIELYSNAAAKLSHPDIRKVFDFLITFENSHVQMFETELAAL from the coding sequence ATGCAATTCACCGATGAAGCGCTGAAGTACCTGAACCTGGGGATCTCGGGCGAGCTCGCCGCCTACGTCTTCTACAAGCGGGCGGCGGTCCTGTTGTCGGACGCGAAGCTGCGGGAGACGATCCTGAAGATCGCCGGCGAGGAGAAGAGCCACTTCCTGTCGCTGGAGGACGTCTACGACCGCCACGTCCGGTCCGAGATGTGGGCCCCGTACAAGGACATCATGAACAAGCCGGGGCTGCCGGACATCGACGAGCTGGTCCAGGACACCCACAAGGAGCTCCTCGCCAGGATCGGGAAGCTCTCCTCGAAGCGGGAAGTGCTCGAGATGGGGCTGTCGCTGGAGAAGGAAGCGATCGAGCTTTACAGCAACGCCGCCGCGAAGCTCAGCCATCCGGACATCCGGAAGGTGTTCGACTTCCTGATCACCTTCGAGAACAGCCATGTCCAGATGTTCGAGACGGAGCTGGCCGCCCTCTGA
- a CDS encoding M48 family metalloprotease, with translation MAAPEKTCGKCGTVNPRGADYCYLCQAPFGAGTPGPGVQAFAGETGGSGNAAPVFKAAPMLLFPDAQRHNVRMSALLFALLVGVFFLLGTVIGGAYGDVGNGIALSAVLCVILGGAAYFNGSSIVLSLHDAAKADPERHRQLLNVVEEMRIAAGVPMPKVYVMPSAGMNAFAAGRRPEEASVAVTQGLLDGLNREELQGVIAHELAHVKSRDTLYNVCAAVLVGSIALLADMFLRGTFFAHRGRSFGGRRGGGRANAAYIVLGILLALLAPLAAKILQMSISRQREYHADAAAAGFTRNPLGLASALSKIAAGGAQVPGENRGTQHLFIVNPLKEFGPGASALMSTHPPTELRIQRLKAMAGFGGV, from the coding sequence ATGGCGGCGCCGGAAAAGACCTGCGGAAAGTGCGGCACGGTCAATCCGCGGGGGGCGGATTACTGCTACCTGTGCCAGGCGCCTTTCGGGGCCGGGACGCCCGGGCCGGGCGTGCAGGCTTTCGCCGGGGAAACCGGCGGGAGCGGGAACGCCGCGCCGGTCTTCAAGGCCGCCCCGATGCTCCTGTTTCCCGACGCCCAGCGGCACAACGTGCGGATGTCGGCGCTGCTCTTCGCGCTGCTCGTCGGCGTCTTCTTCCTCCTCGGGACCGTCATCGGAGGGGCCTACGGCGACGTCGGCAACGGAATCGCCCTCTCCGCCGTCCTGTGCGTCATCCTCGGCGGAGCCGCGTACTTCAACGGATCGAGCATCGTCCTGTCGCTCCACGACGCCGCGAAGGCCGACCCCGAGCGGCACCGCCAGCTCCTCAACGTCGTCGAGGAGATGCGGATCGCCGCGGGCGTCCCGATGCCGAAGGTCTACGTGATGCCGTCCGCCGGGATGAACGCCTTCGCCGCGGGGCGCAGGCCCGAGGAGGCGAGCGTTGCGGTCACCCAGGGGCTCCTCGACGGGCTCAACCGCGAAGAGCTGCAGGGAGTGATCGCCCACGAGCTGGCGCACGTCAAGAGCAGGGACACGCTCTACAACGTCTGCGCGGCCGTTCTCGTCGGCTCCATCGCCCTGCTGGCCGACATGTTCCTGCGCGGGACCTTCTTCGCGCACCGGGGACGCTCGTTCGGCGGAAGGCGGGGCGGGGGGCGCGCAAACGCCGCTTACATCGTCCTGGGGATCCTCCTCGCCCTCCTGGCGCCGCTGGCCGCGAAGATCCTCCAGATGAGCATCTCGAGGCAGCGGGAGTACCACGCCGACGCCGCCGCCGCGGGCTTCACGCGCAACCCTCTCGGGCTGGCCTCCGCCCTGTCGAAGATCGCCGCGGGGGGGGCGCAGGTGCCGGGCGAGAACCGGGGGACGCAGCACCTGTTCATCGTCAACCCGTTGAAGGAATTCGGGCCCGGCGCCTCGGCGCTCATGTCGACCCACCCCCCCACGGAGCTGCGCATCCAAAGACTGAAGGCCATGGCCGGGTTCGGCGGAGTGTGA
- a CDS encoding LemA family protein: protein MAYIPLALIVIVVAWFVAAYNKLVRMRNQVKNAWHQIDVQLKRRYDLIPNLVEVVKDYMSFEQETLTKVIEARGAAIAAKGTAAQAKAENVLTESLKSLFAVVENYPDLKANQNVAALQEELTGTENKISFARQFFNDSVMAYNNTIQAIPSNLVASLFNFTTETYFEAPESDRAVPKADLR, encoded by the coding sequence ATGGCCTACATCCCGCTCGCCCTGATCGTCATCGTGGTCGCCTGGTTCGTGGCCGCCTACAACAAGCTCGTGCGCATGCGCAACCAGGTGAAGAACGCCTGGCACCAGATCGACGTCCAGCTCAAGCGGCGCTACGACCTTATCCCCAACCTCGTCGAGGTCGTCAAGGATTACATGTCCTTCGAGCAGGAGACGCTGACGAAGGTCATCGAGGCGCGCGGCGCGGCGATCGCCGCGAAGGGAACGGCGGCCCAGGCGAAGGCGGAGAACGTCCTCACCGAGTCGCTCAAGAGCCTCTTCGCCGTCGTGGAGAACTATCCAGACCTGAAGGCGAACCAGAACGTCGCCGCGCTTCAGGAAGAGCTGACGGGCACCGAGAACAAGATCTCCTTCGCCCGGCAGTTCTTCAACGATTCCGTGATGGCGTACAACAACACGATCCAGGCGATCCCCAGCAACCTCGTCGCATCCCTCTTCAACTTCACGACGGAGACATATTTCGAGGCGCCGGAGTCGGACCGGGCCGTCCCCAAGGCCGACCTGAGATAA